A stretch of the Halodesulfovibrio sp. MK-HDV genome encodes the following:
- a CDS encoding ABC transporter ATP-binding protein, with translation MEQKQIIVRVEGVKKTFKMGKQHVHALRGVNLEIYAGEYLSIMGSSGSGKTTLFNMIGGLDKPTEGKVFIDEVDISQLDAYELAWLRNRKIGYIFQTFNIIPTLTALENVTLPMTFAGVHSDAATEKGLELLDLVGLGSRHQHKPLELSGGQQQRVAIARSFANDPAIILADEPTGNLDQRTGEEVIELLRTLCRERGVTIITATHDYKMINVSDRVVWVKDGRVDRIEHRDELNVSLGTIGEKER, from the coding sequence ATGGAACAAAAGCAGATAATTGTCCGAGTTGAAGGCGTTAAAAAGACCTTTAAGATGGGTAAACAACACGTGCATGCACTGCGTGGTGTCAATCTGGAAATCTACGCTGGTGAGTACCTTTCCATCATGGGCTCTTCCGGTAGCGGTAAGACGACGTTGTTCAATATGATCGGCGGGCTGGATAAACCGACCGAAGGAAAAGTCTTTATCGATGAAGTGGATATTTCGCAGTTGGATGCCTATGAACTGGCATGGCTGCGTAACCGCAAAATCGGATACATATTCCAGACATTCAATATTATTCCGACTTTGACCGCGTTGGAAAATGTCACCCTGCCTATGACCTTTGCAGGCGTGCATAGTGATGCCGCAACAGAGAAGGGACTAGAACTGCTTGACCTTGTAGGACTTGGTTCACGCCATCAGCACAAGCCTCTGGAATTATCCGGTGGCCAGCAGCAGCGTGTCGCCATTGCACGTTCCTTCGCGAATGATCCTGCCATTATTCTTGCGGATGAACCTACAGGCAACCTCGACCAGCGCACCGGTGAAGAAGTCATCGAACTGCTGCGAACTCTGTGCAGAGAACGCGGGGTAACCATCATTACCGCTACACACGATTACAAAATGATCAATGTTTCTGACCGAGTTGTATGGGTCAAAGACGGACGTGTTGATAGAATAGAACACCGCGACGAACTGAATGTTTCTCTTGGAACAATCGGAGAGAAGGAGCGCTAA